Proteins found in one Mustela lutreola isolate mMusLut2 chromosome 10, mMusLut2.pri, whole genome shotgun sequence genomic segment:
- the CCDC28B gene encoding coiled-coil domain-containing protein 28B, with protein MEDKKKKRSPKPCLTQPAQAPGTLRRVPVPTSHSGSLALGLPHLPSPKQRAKFKRVGKEKCRPVLAGSGGGSAGTPLQHSFLTEVTDVYEMEGGLLNLLNDFHSGRLQAFGKECSFEQLEHVREMQEKLARLHFSLDVCGEEEEEEEEEDGVTEGLPEEQKKTMADRNLDQLLSNLEDLSNSIQKLHLAENAEPEEQSAV; from the exons ATGGAggataagaagaagaaaaggagtccCAAGCCCTGCCTGACCCAGCCAGCCCAGGCCCCTGGCACATTACGAAGGGTCCCCGTGCCCACCAGCCACAGCGGCTCCTTGGCCCTGGGACTCCCTCATCTGCCGTCCCCCAAGCAGCGGGCCAAGTTCAAGAG GGTAGGCAAGGAGAAATGTCGCCCAGTGCTGGCCGGAAGTGGGGGTGGCTCTGCAGGCACGCCCCTGCAGCACTCCTTTCTGACCGAGGTGACCGACGTCTATGAGATGGAGGGGGGACTGCTGAACCTGCTCAATGATTTTCACTCAGGCCGGCTGCAGGCCTTTG GGAAGGAATGCTCCTTTGAGCAGCTGGAGCACGTGCGGGAGATGCAGGAGAAGCTGGCCCGGTTGCACTTCAGCCTGGACgtgtgtggggaggaggaggaggaggaggaggaagaggacggGGTCACTGAGGGGCTGCCTGAGGAGCAGAAGAAGACGATGGCTGACCGCAACCTGGACCAGCTGCTTAGCAAT CTGGAAGATCTTAGTAATTCTAT ACAGAAGCTGCACCTGGCCGAGAACGCCGAACCCGAGGAGCAGTCAGCTGTATAG